Below is a genomic region from ANME-2 cluster archaeon.
TCTATTTCTTTGCCGGTACGAGTAGTATAATAGAACCACAAATAAGTATTCCATTCCCTAAGATATGGAATTTCCTTTGTCTGGGCAAGATGGTTTTCAACTATACCTTCAATTAGTACATCCTTATTTCTTGATACAATTTCCTTGCTGGCAGTAAAACCGTCCTCACCAGATAATAGCGAATTGATGCTGTAAAAAATGAATGGATTTGAAAAATATATTTTCTTATCACCTTTAAATCTGGGAGTTTTTTTAGTGAAATCGTAGGAACTCAGCACATCTACCAAAAGGGAGTTCTGGAATAGTTCGAGATACTCGATAATAGTCTGGTGTACAATGCCGCCTGTACTTTTCCCTAAAGTTGTATAACTATATCTTGTACAGTATTTTGTTGCAATATTTTTCAGGATATCTTTTGCTGTGGTTTCACTTCTTCGCAGCTTAGAAATGTCTCCGAGTATAAGCCTGATGAATGTTTCATATATTTTACCATCAATATTCCCGGATTCATGAATATATTTTTGAGCCAGGTAATCATTCACAACCAGGGGAATACCCCCGGTCAGGATGTATATTTCGAACAGCCAATCAAGTTCCTCTTTATATGGTAAGGCCTTCTTGATTGTGGAAACGTTAAAATTATCCATATCGATTTTGCTATATAAAATGGCATCCTTCGATTTTTTCAAGGCATTTGCCAGTTCTTTGGATGTGGTGAACTCTGCTATTCTTTCGATGGATTGCAGGGCAAAATCCCTGAAACTCAAGGGTTTGAAGTAGTATTCATTACCTTCCACTCTTCTTCCGGGAAGCCGTTCGGTTTTTTCCTTCAACTTGATAGGATTTGACCCTGTTGCGACTACTATCAACTTATCAATATAATTCCCATCGGCAATGGTTTTTAATTCCAGCACCCAATCCTTTAGATATGTTATTTCATCCAGAAAAATGTATAATGCTGATGATTCCATATTTTGCTGTAGAAAATTTGATACCAGATTATGAAGTTCTTTTCTTGATGAGAGCCTGTCACATGAGATAAATAATATTGTTTGCGGGTCGGTGCCTTCATTAAGCAGCCTAAGGATTGTCTGCTTTATATAAGTGGTCTTACCTATCTGCCGCATACCTCTTATTATGTAAATGTTGCCGCTTTGCAGGTCGATGGGCTTTCTTTTAAATTCTATAAAGGCCTCACTTAGTTCCCTCAAGTGACGGTCATATCTATGGAAGTCATTGCCAAACTTCCACCATATATTTTCCTTTGATAGCTCTTCAAATCTCACATTTGGTTATTACAATTACCAAATGATAAACATTTTGGTAATCGTAGTTACCAAAATAACCGATATTTGGTAATCGTAATTACCAAAATAACCGATATTTGGTAATAGTAATTACCAAAATGACAAATATTTGGTAATTGTAA
It encodes:
- a CDS encoding ATP-binding protein, encoding MRFEELSKENIWWKFGNDFHRYDRHLRELSEAFIEFKRKPIDLQSGNIYIIRGMRQIGKTTYIKQTILRLLNEGTDPQTILFISCDRLSSRKELHNLVSNFLQQNMESSALYIFLDEITYLKDWVLELKTIADGNYIDKLIVVATGSNPIKLKEKTERLPGRRVEGNEYYFKPLSFRDFALQSIERIAEFTTSKELANALKKSKDAILYSKIDMDNFNVSTIKKALPYKEELDWLFEIYILTGGIPLVVNDYLAQKYIHESGNIDGKIYETFIRLILGDISKLRRSETTAKDILKNIATKYCTRYSYTTLGKSTGGIVHQTIIEYLELFQNSLLVDVLSSYDFTKKTPRFKGDKKIYFSNPFIFYSINSLLSGEDGFTASKEIVSRNKDVLIEGIVENHLAQTKEIPYLREWNTYLWFYYTTRTGKEIDFIYKGDGYLGIEVKYKEEVNTQEITWTPEVKMTIVLTKNQFEIHKDLLFIPISVFLVCTDKSQKTL